A region of the Silene latifolia isolate original U9 population chromosome 9, ASM4854445v1, whole genome shotgun sequence genome:
cgggcttcccgccgatcaacacccattaatcaaagcatcctttgaacatcaacggaattattggattaagaggcgtgaagcagtccggcttgtcaaccaagcctcatcatcatcatcttcataccctcgtcggtcTATTACTCGCAATTTGGCTGCagcgagagatatgttgagttctactcttccaaccttatctccacatgcaagtcgtgtccttgcatatattcaatctgttattgcaaaatatgaagccaatgactcggaagttagcggtataccagagtggcgtaattggtggcaggttgagaagcgtttTTTAGTCTTAACCGGGGTTGTTACGGCTTATTATatatcttttgatttctgataaatgctataatgtatttggtttaaattaaatgaaatgatcattttgaaagtgttgagttatgcttgtttgatttgcttccattttttgaactccatagatcagtcaatAATCAAGATCAAGATTGTTGCTACATAATactcattaacaacggttcacctacaaccgttgtaaatttgttcattaacaatggttcacctacaaccgttgtcaatcggttcatcaacaacggttcacctacaaccgttgtcaatcgtgacattctaacttcaacgtggaccgtttattaattgtttgaccatacgactcaatatattaaaaaaataaatacatgtaaGATATGACCACACGACTCAAtatgttaaaaaaaattaattgtttGATCATACGGATTTTTTTAAGCCGTGGtgaatatttctcattattcttgatttgaccaatgcacggactgttcaattattttttattgaatcaacgtTCCATTATTAGTGGGtttgaatcaacgttgcattattggtgggtgattctataattttaattttgttccaaaattatggCCGTTAACCAAGGTACGAATATTGTGAGTCCATGGGTgcagagggatcgtaagttgtcagaagaagcagaaaataaaagattaagggaattgcgtcgtcaaccgagctatatattgaaagcgagaagaaaatggatgcgttacgtgaaaggttaaaggaacaatgtcctttccatttcattaagttcccccctaaacatataattcttgaaggtacatatgagaattcatcggctttcgaatttggttcttctgaggatttgatggtgggTTATATATTACCCAAATGCGATTGGTATGTATCTACCGTGAGTGAAGCAACAAAGCTTGGCGTCAATGGATGTTTAGGTCATCGAAGCCGATGtcggatttggaggaaaagaccagagttgaaatagactcctacaccatcattaatgggaagagatattgtccatgacgtagagtattttgggtcatttgattaatgtatgtttattaattgctcattgggttgtatttaggaaattaattaaagaaaaaagtttttaatatatgcattaattacattgggttgtgtataatttagtcttgaatttccattttcccccacttgctatccaattgccttattgtgagaggagcaatatccgtcacaagcttgtaacgAATCACAAATTATGAGAGGTTGATCTAATTaagcttatttgtatgtgatttatataatagtctcctctacAACTACAcagcaaacaatgcgcctttttctgttgtcggtccatgtgggagattatcacccgaaagtatatcaacatagagtcaccggttagtgtgttttaataactatttcaaacgtaaATTGGGTTTAATTCTGAGTAATATTCCACttattttgtctattttgattaagtatattttaatttgtagttcccacctttaatcaacaacaaagacccaacttattcgaaggaagacatcgccgacatgagaaataagtggaccacttattttctttcattaacgGATGGTCAATAGTCCgctcattatgtatgtgtgtatatagagcaatgtgtatttagttttggtcaccttgtttataatattttgatgttgggttgaatagatcaatctgtgtaatattctaatggtacaggattgaatttttgcaatgCGCAGCTGCTAAAATGTTATTTTGCAGTAGCATTTCAGCGGAACCCGCTATTGCAAAAATTaacatttcagcagctgctggaacctgctaaaacaattttttaaaaaaatatttataaatttgattacggttaaaaataaaactgtggtcaataaatatattgacaacggttgcatttaaatagaaacccgttgaatattcatccataatgctacggccaaaaatataatataacgaaataaaaccgttgtcgaattcatgacatttaaaacggtttaataagcataaaccgttgtcatatttaatactattttacaacggttttgtttCAGTAAAACTGTTGTCAtaggtttccgtagagcatttcaactaatactaccacggtttcaatattatagacaacggtttttgaactgttcttaatattgtattacggttatttgaacccgttatttacatttcataacggttccgcctttttaacaatcgtggtcacaaaataacaacggtcgatgtaataacAGTTCTGTGttttgtattacaacggtatatcaccttatctaaccgttgttgcacctattatttggcgtagtgctATCATGACTAAACAAATGATTACGAGTATATACGTAATAaagcacacttgtcattatcaaaacataaacatataaccATATGGTCCATAAATAGTTTTAAAATACGTATAATGAGTTAGTGCACAATGAGcttatatataaaatgatttAATGTTATAATTTAGGTTGAAAGAGAAATTGAGTTAAATTTCACTTATTATCaaagttatggggcctaattaCTATATTTGTAAGTTATGGGGCTTAATTTCACAATTGGTCAAAGTTAAGGAGGCCAATTACCACTTTCACGTAATCCAAGCATGTATTTAAGGTACTAATGGACGATATGCGACTATTTATCTCACCTGACAAGTCGTAAATCTTAGGGTCCGGAATCCCAATCTTGCTCATTTGGGCTGGGTTTGGGCTCATAAAATATGCCCATACATTTGGCCCAGCCTAAGCCCGAATGGGACCGGACCACGATCACCTCTAGTACTTTTTAAGAGAGACTAGTTGTTTACCTAAAAACAATTTATAAGGATGAATTTGTAAAGAAAAATCAAGTCCCAACAAAGTATTTTAAAAGTCAATTGATTTTTTGTTTTCGTGTTAAACTTAAAGGGACATAAATATGATAGATAAGATAGGCAAAATGTTTCGAGAGTACGGAAAAATTATTCCACCGGTTCAATGATAAAGATTTTCTCTTTCGGGTCTTCTCTATGAACTTCTCcccttaaaaataaataaaatacattataTTTTGCTTTACATGATGACAAATGCAAGTTGCTTGAATATAATCTTATATGTACGTGAGAAGAGAATATTAGATAAGACTTGAGATAAACGGTCCACAACATTGCTCATTCAAGTAGAGTGCTATTTAGTCGTTTTAAACTTATAATCGACATATTCGTCGTAAGAGACATTAGTTGAATTTTAAATTTAatggaaaattcacgtggtatctCCGAACTTTGCTACTTTACACATGTTTCCAgtattttaagtttgtgtacatagtACCCTCCGCGTTTGATTTCCGTGCACAACATACCTATTTAtgttaacaacaacaacaacattaccccattgCCTCAATGGCTTCCGCAAATTGCGGGGgtaaggggggtcggatgtacgcagccttacctttgtgttagcaacacaaagagattGTTTCCgcatgacccaagatgaaaattgcgtcgagaacttcatcgaaggaccgctacttcacaaaagaaagaagtCCAACCACTTTAGTGAGTCATTTTtatttattccattataatccataaccaaagagtaatgagtctttaCTTCTAAAAAGGAATTAGGAATCGGCCAATTTTTTGTTCAAGAATGATTAACTCATCATTGTCTACGATTTGAGGAAAAAAGTATCGACTGACATTTTTTTggtgttttttatttatttatttttatgcggAAATATCAAATCAACCATAATTTTAAActtaaatttccgaatgaccaTTATCCGTTTTATCAAATTATAGATCACGAAGTGGTAAtcaatttctttaaaaaaaatgCTCAATTACGATTTCTGGCTataatttatgctcaattgaagaTTTTAAGAACGATAAAAATGACATGTCACTCTCGGGTGCCTTATCTGATATACGTGGTTTGCAGACCGGGGGTTTACCGTTTACCCGATGCGCATCAAAGACAGCGGCTACGGATCCCTtcgacaaaaaaataaaaattaaaaatgtcATGTAATCAAATTTAAAAGTTGAATATGAGTCTATGATGTATAAAAAGACAAagtttagggggcgtttggttcaataTCATGGAATGGAATTGATTGGAAATATGAATTCATAATGGTATGATGTTCTAAATCCATTCCCTATAAACTTGTTTGGTTCATCTTAAAATTGTAGAAGAGAGGAATGAAGTTTGATACCAAGGTGGAAGTTAGATATGAGATTTTAGGGGGTTGGAAtctcccctactactaagagaataaaattctcaaatagttttcccgcctaacttACACTACTCTTTGATGGGTCAATCTAAGTTGGGCCGTCGacttttaataaatcaaatttgctTTTGCGTCAAGTCTAATTAACGTATGATTTGAATCAATTGAAAACCTATAAATGGAAACAAATGTATGCTTTGACTTTTCgaataaatgcaatcctatacatGGAAACAACCTCTCAAATTATGCAATCTTTACAATATTATCCCGAAAATATGCAATCACAATCAATTACCCCCTAATATATTATGCAACTTTACAACATATCAATTGCACTCTCGAATTATGAAATCTTTATTTTAGTAATATGGAGTATATGGAGTATGGAGTATTTTTTAAATAATGTAtcacaatttttatgtattttcttaTAGGAAATAGAAAGTGAAATTGTTAGTTTTAATAATTTGTAAATTGTCTTTTTAGACGCGTAGTATATTATTTTTACCAGTTTTCTTAATAAGGCTAATAGGTTTTTTAACTAGATTTTACATCTAACTTAATTTCATAAATTAGTTCCCCTTATCGATTTAACATTATAGTGTTATTATTAATAGTAAGCTTTCTTTTCTATCTACTTActattattatatttagtatattataacattaaattaaaagtagctttaatttatgtaaataattttattaaaagttCCTCTTtataaatttcatcttaaaaatatcgtgctatagcacgggaacTACACTAGTAGAGTTATAATACATTGATAAATATCTAACTTCATCCCAAAAAAAACTCCAACCAAACATTTAAATGGGgcaaatccattccaatccattctaAGAGAGCCAAGCAAACACCCCATCAGTGAATTTTCCGTAGATTTAAAAGGTGTCACAAAATTTGATCCGAGATTAAATAAGTTTCAACCTATCTACTCAAGAGTTGAGAGTTGAGACATCAAACAAAACCTAAACTCTAATATCGAAGCTCTCTATAGAAGCCCGATAAGTACAATTACAAGTAGAAGCCATTGAAGCTCAACCTAAGTATCTTCACCATTCATGTTAATAGGAGTAGTTGATTGACACACAAAATTAAGCAATTACAAAATCAAGAATTAACAATGGCGGAATCATTCCAATCTCTTCCTTCCAAACGAACCCTAATTTCCGACAACAATCACACTCTCTCTCCTTCCAAACGCAccaaacaacaacaccaacaacccCCTCCAATCCCCGCCGGCCACGCATCCATCCGCATCCTCTGCCACGCCTCACACATCGGCGGCTTCATCGGCAAATCCGGTTCCACCATCAAACAACTCCAGCTTGACACCGGGTCTAAGATCCGTGTCGACGACTCTCTCCAACCCGGCTCAGACTACCGGGTCATCCACGTTTTGGGTCCCAGTGTTCCATCCACGAGGGTTAAATTGCGGAAACAGCCTGGTGACGTGTCGGAGGATGAGGTGGAGTATGGGGAGGATGTGTCGGCTGTCCAGGTGGCTGCGCTTAGGGTGTTTGAGAAGGTTCTGGAAGTTTCGAAAGAGGAGATTGGTAGTGGTGGGACGACGTCGTTTAGGGTGTTGATTGATGAGAGTATGGTGGGGTATTTGATTGGGAAAGGGGGGAAGACTGTTGAGAAGTTGAGGACTGAGTGTGGTGCTAAGATTAAGGTTTTGTTAGGAGATCAATTGCCTTCTTATGTTTCTCCTCCTGACGATGTCGTCGAGGTATCGCTTTCTTTCCAAGTTTATTGCTTTGTGCATTGTATGTTAGAATGTTGATTGGATTCATTTGTCATTTGTATTCCTAGCTTAATTCTGTGAAACTGATATTCACGAAAGTAATTCTGGATTTTTATTCAGTTTCTTTTCTTTTGTCATGTCTAAGACTGTTGTATGGGTTGTTCTGGAATTAAATTTTAAGTTTTGTTCGTAAATGAGATGTTCCTTCATGTTTCGTACTTGAGACCTATAAAACGGTCTTAAATGAGATTGTCGTATTTCTTTAGTTTATGTCCCATGAGGTcaaagttcattgctttgtgcaATGTATATTATAATGTTGATTAATTGGATTCACTTATCCCCTGAAATTATTCAGGTAATTTTACTTTCACTTTCTCCTTAGCTTAATTCAGTGGAGCTGATTTCAAGTAAAGTAGTTCAATttcttgtttgcttgttttgttGGGTTGAGATTCTGGCAGATATGTGTTTATAGGCCAAAATGTTTGGGAATTTATTAATGTCATGACTCCTGAGATGTGAAGAACAAGCATTTTCGCTTGAAAAGAGTTGTTAGCAGTCACGGCCAATAGCAGTAGATGGCTAGTCAGCAAGTGTTTGATGCAATGTCAGAGAGTTGATACTTGTTTTGCTTGTTAGAACACACTTTTTACTGTGTCATCCTCTACCTTGTGCTGTTGCATGTTTATCTTGACTTAATGCTACCCTATGAGCGTGGTTCTAATCTATTGGGAGTGTAATTTGGCCAACTTTTGTGTGAATGTATTGATGCCATCTTGATCTGCGTCATTAATTTGTGTTAATGTTAAAATTGAATTAAAGCTAAAGAGTCTAGAACTGGGGGGTTTGCGTTGTCTGATTGAGGGTTTATTTTGTCTTTGTTATATAGGTTGAGGGGGATTTGCTGGCTGTTAAGAAGGGCATTCTTGGTGTATGTGGCCGTCTCCAACTATGTCCACAAGGAGATAAGTTGAGTAATAAAGACAGCAAACCTTTGGAGTCAACTTCTCAGCCTACCATTCTTGATTTTCGTGTTGATCCTCTTGTTCACAGGGCGCCACTATATGTGGCGACTGCTTCAAATCCTGCTACTGGGGTGAGGCCTTTATCATTTGAGGCTCAGCGAACACCACTATACATGGCCCCCATGTTGTCAAGTTCAGCAGCAGTATCAAGACCTTTGTCGTTTGAGGTCCATCGACATGCATCAATGGAGTCAACAACGCAACCGCAAGAGGTGGTCTTTAAAATGGTTTGTTCGAATGAACGAATTGGTGGTCTCATTGGCAGAGGAGGGTCAATTGTACGCGCTCTTCAAGAAGAGACAGGGGCTCATATAAGCATCGGACCGTCTGTTACCGATTGTGATGAGCGTTTGGTGACTATTACTTCAAAGGAGGTGtgttgattgctggatatgttaATATTAGTTCCCAAATTCTCCTATGAAATGGTCTCATTATAATATTTTCATTAGTCTTGCCCGTATATTTGGTAGTTATTTCTTAATTTCAGTTCTTGGTGGGTTAATAGGCATATGGATGGGGACCTTAGTTGAATTGGGTTAGTCTCTTTCAGATCATATTTATTTGTCAGTGTCTCATAACTGGCTAATTGCTTTTTGTTCTAGTACTGAAAGGACTATCTTTGGATTGCAAGCTTATTATATTTTTGCTCTATATGTGTGCAGGAAGTTGACACAAGATCCTCTCCTGCTCAGCGTGCGGTGATTCTGGTTTTTTCTAGATCTGCTGAGGGTGCTGCAGAGAAGGGACCAGATACAGGCTCAGACAAGGTTTCTTCTGTCTCTGCACGACTTATTATCCCATCAAGTCAAGTTGGCTGTTTGTTGGGTAAAGGAGGCACTATAGTTTCTGAAATGAGGAAGGCAACTGGGGCTAATATTCGTATACTCAAAGGTGAGCAGGTACCGAAGTGCGCGTCAGATGGCGATCATGTAGTTGAGGTACATGCCCTGACGCCTTTTCTGTCTTTTGCTTCAGTTATCTGGTTTCTAATTCATATCTGCTGTATTGCTTAAATCTGATGTCAAGATGCCTGGTTCCGTATGGTTCTATGCATTTTGCCGATTGGGCCATTTCATTTTATTGCACACTTGCCATTTCAATAAGTTTTAGCCAAACAATACAATAATACCCTTATCCATATACTTCATTCCCACATTCAGCGGCTTCGCACCCCCCAGATTCTAGATGAAGAAAATTTGACGATAGCAGAAGGACATGGGTGGCTGAGTAGTGGTTGAGTACTTGAGTATGGTGGATAAGGGGCAGGTTTGGATGGGAAGAGGTGGGTCATAGTATAAAATAGCAGTAGCGGTCACGATCGTGAATCGCGGCTGTGTACTATGGCACGGTAGCATGTCCAAAGTTGCCGGTTTTTATCTGTTTTTTTTTATATCAGTCTTTGATATCGGTCATATAAGTTGTATCGGTCTAGTATTGGCTTTATTAACATTGTATTGGCCAAGTATTGACTCTATTGGTCAAGTATTGGCCAAAATTTAGCTATTTTAGGCCACCCTTCTTATATAGGAAATAATCGGCACAGATGCTTGAAAACATTTTGCGTAACTGCCGAAATTCGATACAATGAGGTAGGTTGGGTTATTTAATTTCTAGGGTGAAACTGACTTTAAGGGCAGTGGCCTAGTGAGTGGTGAAGCAAGGTGGTTTACTGGATGGTGGGGTTGTGGGTGGTCGATTGTCGAGCAAGGTGGAGTTGAGGGTGATGGGTTACTGAGGGTGGGAGGGGTAGGCTGAGGGTGGTTGTGGGGAGTTCATGTCGTAGGTTTAAATAGACCACTGGTAGTGGTTGTGTCTGAAGTCAGTTGTACACGTAGGAGATGAGATGTTTGTTAGGCTGCCATTGATGCTCCCTTCTTCCCATCCATTAATGCACATTGCTCCTTGTTTGGGGTGTTGAGGGGTAATGAGATATTATTGTACTCTAAGACCTCACGtttttttaatcatcataaaacaTTATGTCAAGTAAATGTATATATAAATGGAACGAGGGGAGTATGAAACTTTGATAGAATTGGCGAATCAAGACAATGTGACCATATATTGGAATATTTGCCGATACTGCCAAGAACACAACAGTCACTGGGCACGTGGTATCAACTCAATAGatctctcctttttttttctgcTAGGGTTTGTTTCTTTTGCTTTAGGAGATTCAGTGCAACTAATCAACTTGCCGTTGGCTTTAATTGATGTCAAAAGTCGCCATTTTTTTAACTTCCTCTTTCTTCCCCCCTCACCTCTTGGCAACTGTTATTCTGTTACTCCTTTTCTCCAGCTCTAGTAATAAACTAATAATCCTGTTGCTGATTCCTTGTTATTTTTTTCCCATTCTTACTTTTCTGAGAAGAACccaaaaggttcatacctgcatTACCCCTACTCTATGTCTAACACATGTCGGAGTGTCAGATATGGCTATTTTATGCgagttttttctttctttctttttttttaaatattttggGTCTAAAGTGAAGTGTCGAAGTGTCTGTCTTGTCGGACACGCGACATGGCAgctaagtgaagtgtcggagtaacataggttGATACTATCTTTTTATCCGGGGTTTATATTTAagttttcattttgttttggTACAAGTTCAGATATCGGTGTAAGATATAAATATTTTTTCGTCAAAAGGTACCCAACGTTTTGCCATTTGTAAATATAGTACCTAAAGTTTATTTTTTGTTGAGAGGTAcctatattttatatttttaatttcGAAAGGTAGCAACAAACGTTTTCCGTTGCTTGATGGAAAACAACATTTAATCTTGATTAATCGCTTATCCACCCTCCACCACCATTACCACCACCCTCCTCCCTCACTTCAGCCACCTTTGTCCTCCTCCCTCCCGCACCCTATCAAACATGTCTCCTATTCCTTCCTTTTCCCAACC
Encoded here:
- the LOC141599624 gene encoding KH domain-containing protein HEN4; the protein is MAESFQSLPSKRTLISDNNHTLSPSKRTKQQHQQPPPIPAGHASIRILCHASHIGGFIGKSGSTIKQLQLDTGSKIRVDDSLQPGSDYRVIHVLGPSVPSTRVKLRKQPGDVSEDEVEYGEDVSAVQVAALRVFEKVLEVSKEEIGSGGTTSFRVLIDESMVGYLIGKGGKTVEKLRTECGAKIKVLLGDQLPSYVSPPDDVVEVEGDLLAVKKGILGVCGRLQLCPQGDKLSNKDSKPLESTSQPTILDFRVDPLVHRAPLYVATASNPATGVRPLSFEAQRTPLYMAPMLSSSAAVSRPLSFEVHRHASMESTTQPQEVVFKMVCSNERIGGLIGRGGSIVRALQEETGAHISIGPSVTDCDERLVTITSKEEVDTRSSPAQRAVILVFSRSAEGAAEKGPDTGSDKVSSVSARLIIPSSQVGCLLGKGGTIVSEMRKATGANIRILKGEQVPKCASDGDHVVEVTGQFVKIQDALYQVTSRLRSKFFPGDTTSFSESQTNTPLSVDSSLHKRVRDLPIDIHHSSATSQSIGRLSTMRQGLNSLYNHQRLDHSPLAGSLTSEVALDARYHGGVRDLPIGVYPSVVPSQSTDGLSTMRHGVDSLYNHQRSDHSPLSGPRPSDVALDAHYHGRGTDLPIGMRHSFGNSQSIDGLSTVRHGLDSLYNHQRLNHSPLSGPRTSEVSLDASRHGRIGDLHTGLHRSFAPSQPIDGRSAMRQGVESLYYPERSDHSSLAGSRIPEVADGVNSRSFVNLGRGAPANGGAELGSGNRPPIVTNTTVEILVPEDAINSVYGENGRNLMRIRQISGAKVEVHEAPSGARDRTVLISGTPEETQAAQSLLHAFILTGSS